Proteins encoded together in one Bombus vancouverensis nearcticus chromosome 14, iyBomVanc1_principal, whole genome shotgun sequence window:
- the LOC117158194 gene encoding cyclin-dependent kinase-like 4 isoform X1 produces MDKWLQDRKLWLLGSTLPLLPRRSRAPSKAMDRYERLARLGEGSYGVVFQCRDRQTGKLVAVKKFQQTEDDPLIRKIALREIRLLKNLKHPNLVNLLEVFRRKRKLHLVFEYCEYTLLNEMERYPSGCPEITTKQLTWQILQGIAYCHRLGCVHRDVKPENILITADGVVKLCDFGFARMLSPGENYTEYVATRWYRAPELLVGDTQYGTPVDVWAIGCVFAELIRGEALWPGKSDVDQLYLIRRTIGDLLPRHIAIFQQNEFFAGITLPTPQTLTPLETALPNRGNTILQLDFLKKCLNKDPDERWSCEQLLQHSYFENFHFKMPEVEMEEFDKLKKYRDRSRNSNYSQMVLPQLPKPGASVHSQNENRPRSSSMHHQQQDFDHLPMIKGCN; encoded by the exons ATGGACAAATGGCTCCAAGATAGAAAGCTTTGGCTTTTAGGTAGCACACTACCTCTGCTACCAAGGAG gtCACGCGCGCCAAGCAAGGCGATGGACCGATACGAACGACTGGCGCGTCTTGGGGAGGGTAGCTACGGTGTAGTCTTCCAGTGTAGAGATCGGCAAACTGGAAAATTGGTAGCTGTTAAAAAGTTCCAACAAACTGAGGATGATCCTCTTATACGCAAAATCGCACTACGTGAAATAAGGCTTCTTAAG AATTTGAAACATCCGAATTTAGTCAATCTTCTGGAGGTCTTCAGACGGAAACGGAAATTGCACCTAGTCTTCGAATATTGCGAGTACACACTACTGAACGAGATGGAGAGGTATCCGAGCGGATGTCCAGAAATCACCACGAAGCAGCTTACATGGCAAATTCTGCAGGGCATCGCGTATTGTCATCGACTAGGTTGCGTTCACAGGGATGTAAAAccggaaaatattttaattacagcCGATGGCGTAGTGAAATTGTGCGATTTTGGTTTCGCACGAATGCTCAGTCCTGGTGAAAATTACACAGAATACGTCGCAACTAGATGGTACAGAGCGCCTGAACTGCTG GTAGGAGATACTCAATATGGTACACCAGTCGATGTGTGGGCAATTGGTTGTGTTTTCGCAGAATTAATACGTGGAGAAGCGTTATGGCCAGGAAAATCAGACGTGGATCAATTGTATTTAATTCGAAGGACTATTGGTGACTTATTGCCGAGACACATAGCTATTTTTCAGCAAAATGAATTTTTCGCTGGTATCACTTTACCGACTCCTCAAACCCTCACGCCCCTCGAAACTGCTCTACCTAATAGAGGCAATACAATTCTACAG CTTGACTTTCTTAAGAAGTGTTTGAACAAAGATCCTGACGAAAGATGGTCTTGTGAACAACTTCTACAACATTCTTATTTTGagaattttcatttcaaaatGCCCGAAGTTGAAATGGAGGAATTCGATAAGCTTAAAAAATATCGAGATCGATCACGA AATAGTAATTACAGTCAAATGGTATTACCCCAACTTCCCAAGCCTGGTGCTTCAGTACATAGTCAAAATGAAAATCGGCCGAGAAGCTCCTCCATGCATCATCAGCAGCAGGACTTCGATCATCTGCCTATGATTAAAGGCTGTAATTAA
- the DNApol-epsilon58 gene encoding DNA polymerase epsilon subunit 2 → MPGEKLINAVQSTFSLYGLVLSRKLSISLAKELLNVEENEREMWLMQVIEQVLAQNLSDTQITIENLKLAIEECIKPNALKDTETVLNVIDVFDIPRIKYELSENKFVLETVTPNLVAEAQYKSILFKDRFELLWYRTMRHELFTPPMPGERKKDWIELVPIEHLLSGSKEGNVYVMGLLSQLVEGEYYLEDTGGIIKVDLQKARFQDGLIMECSIVIANGDFKDGILHVKNLGFPPAESSSNARVDFGNANTFGGLSKFSLKLSEKLKTYEESNKDGMIVFISEMWLDDKIVLRKFKIMLEGYSEYPPIAFVLCGHFLSFPAKPSSRQKLIEGLKNLADIIIQYPDINQTSKFIFVPAIDDIGSPKILPKLPLPKNLTEDFRKNIPGAIFATNPCRIQYCTKEIVVLRGDILTKMCRNTLYFPFQGNIHDHYAKSIISQSHLTPLSLPMLPIYWKYNHALQIYPTPDLIVTADGFEAYETTYSNCHIINPGSFSKNDHSFKVYVPALNLVEHCAIPKDMDGV, encoded by the exons ATGCCtggtgaaaaattaataaatgcgGTACAAAGTACCTTTTCGTTATACGGACTTGTACTTTCAag GAAACTTAGCATTTCACTTGCTAAGGAACTTCTAAATGTAGAAGAAAATGAACGTGAAATGTGGCTAATGCAAGTAATAGAGCAAGTTTTAGCTCAAAATTTAAGTGATACACAGATAACCATTGAAAATTTGAAGTTAGCAATAGAAGAATGTATAAAACCCAATGCGTTAAAGGATACAgaaacagtactaaatgttatagaTGTATTTGATATACCTAGAATCAAATATGAGTTGTCTGAGAACAAATTTGTTTTGGAAACTGTAACACCAAATTTGGTTGCCGAAGCACAATATAAATCCATACTTTTTAAAGATAGATTTGAGTTGCTTTGGTACAGAACTATGAGACATGAATTATTTACTCCTCCAATGCCtggtgaaagaaaaaaagattggATTGAATTAGTACCAATTGAACATCTGTTGAGTGGAAGTAAAGAAGGAAATGTTTATGTTATGGGTCTTCTCTCTCAATTAGTAGAGGGTGAATATTATTTGGAAGACACAGGAGGTATAATAAAAGTTGATTTACAAAAAGCA AGATTTCAGGATGGTTTGATCATGGAATGCTCTATAGTAATAGCTAATGGAGATTTCAAGGATGGTATTTTACATGTGAAAAATTTAGGTTTTCCACCAGCAGAATCATCTAGTAATGCACGTGTAGATTTCGGCAATGCTAATACATTTGGTGGTTTGAGCAAGTTTTCTTTGAAACTTTCTGAAAAACTAAAAACTTATGAAGAAAGTAACAAAGATGGAATGATTGTTTTTATATCCGAAATGTGGTTAGATGATAAAATTGTTTTACGcaaatttaaaattatgttGGAAGGATATTCTGAATATCCACCTATAGCTTTTGTATTATGTGGACATTTTTTAAGTTTTCCTGCAAAACCATCAAGCAGGCAAAAATTGATAGAGGGATTAAAAAATCTTGCtgatataataatacaatatccAGATATAAACCAAACTTCCAAATTTATTTTTGTACCTGCAATAGATGATATTGGATCACCAAAAATTTTGCCAAAATTGCCACTGCCCAAAAATCTTACAGAAGATTTTAGGAAAAATATACCTGGAGCAATATTTGCTACTAATCCATGTAGAATTCAGTATTGTACGAAAGAAATTGTGGTACTAAGGGGAGATATTTTAACGAAAATGTGTAGGAATACTCTTTACTTTCCATTTCAAGGCAATATCCACGATCAT TATGCAAAATCAATTATCTCTCAATCTCATCTGACTCCTCTAAGTCTTCCAATGTTACCTATATATTGGAAATACAATCATGCATTACAAATATATCCTACTCCAGATCTCATTGTAACTGCAGATGGATTTGAAGCATATGAAACTACCTATTCTAATTGTCATATAATCAATCCAGGATCATTTTCAAAAAACGACCATTCCTTCAAAGTATACGTTCCAGCGCTAAATTTAGTTGAACATTGTGCTATTCCCAAAGATATGGATGGTGTTTAA
- the LOC117158194 gene encoding cyclin-dependent kinase-like 4 isoform X2: MLFAQQFTSLPCLAKYKKSRAPSKAMDRYERLARLGEGSYGVVFQCRDRQTGKLVAVKKFQQTEDDPLIRKIALREIRLLKNLKHPNLVNLLEVFRRKRKLHLVFEYCEYTLLNEMERYPSGCPEITTKQLTWQILQGIAYCHRLGCVHRDVKPENILITADGVVKLCDFGFARMLSPGENYTEYVATRWYRAPELLVGDTQYGTPVDVWAIGCVFAELIRGEALWPGKSDVDQLYLIRRTIGDLLPRHIAIFQQNEFFAGITLPTPQTLTPLETALPNRGNTILQLDFLKKCLNKDPDERWSCEQLLQHSYFENFHFKMPEVEMEEFDKLKKYRDRSRNSNYSQMVLPQLPKPGASVHSQNENRPRSSSMHHQQQDFDHLPMIKGCN, encoded by the exons ATGCTCTTTGCGCAACAGTTCACCTCTTTGCCATGTCTTGCCAAGTATAAAAA gtCACGCGCGCCAAGCAAGGCGATGGACCGATACGAACGACTGGCGCGTCTTGGGGAGGGTAGCTACGGTGTAGTCTTCCAGTGTAGAGATCGGCAAACTGGAAAATTGGTAGCTGTTAAAAAGTTCCAACAAACTGAGGATGATCCTCTTATACGCAAAATCGCACTACGTGAAATAAGGCTTCTTAAG AATTTGAAACATCCGAATTTAGTCAATCTTCTGGAGGTCTTCAGACGGAAACGGAAATTGCACCTAGTCTTCGAATATTGCGAGTACACACTACTGAACGAGATGGAGAGGTATCCGAGCGGATGTCCAGAAATCACCACGAAGCAGCTTACATGGCAAATTCTGCAGGGCATCGCGTATTGTCATCGACTAGGTTGCGTTCACAGGGATGTAAAAccggaaaatattttaattacagcCGATGGCGTAGTGAAATTGTGCGATTTTGGTTTCGCACGAATGCTCAGTCCTGGTGAAAATTACACAGAATACGTCGCAACTAGATGGTACAGAGCGCCTGAACTGCTG GTAGGAGATACTCAATATGGTACACCAGTCGATGTGTGGGCAATTGGTTGTGTTTTCGCAGAATTAATACGTGGAGAAGCGTTATGGCCAGGAAAATCAGACGTGGATCAATTGTATTTAATTCGAAGGACTATTGGTGACTTATTGCCGAGACACATAGCTATTTTTCAGCAAAATGAATTTTTCGCTGGTATCACTTTACCGACTCCTCAAACCCTCACGCCCCTCGAAACTGCTCTACCTAATAGAGGCAATACAATTCTACAG CTTGACTTTCTTAAGAAGTGTTTGAACAAAGATCCTGACGAAAGATGGTCTTGTGAACAACTTCTACAACATTCTTATTTTGagaattttcatttcaaaatGCCCGAAGTTGAAATGGAGGAATTCGATAAGCTTAAAAAATATCGAGATCGATCACGA AATAGTAATTACAGTCAAATGGTATTACCCCAACTTCCCAAGCCTGGTGCTTCAGTACATAGTCAAAATGAAAATCGGCCGAGAAGCTCCTCCATGCATCATCAGCAGCAGGACTTCGATCATCTGCCTATGATTAAAGGCTGTAATTAA